ACTAACCAGAGCGGTAAAGAGATGGTCATCAATAATGTTTCCTCGCTCATCCACCAGGATCAATCGCTCCGCATTGCCGTCCATCACCACACCTAAATCTGCCTGTTGCCTTACCACCTCTTCCGCCAGAGCAGGTATCTTTTCTTTAGCCTTTTGGAAGGAATACTCTTCCTCCCCGCCAAGTTTAAAACGGCTTATTTTACAGCCCAGTTGCTCCAGAACCGGTAATAAAACCGGCTCCAGATGGGGCGAGTGTGTGACTACCAGGTTTAAACCGGCCTCCCGAATAATTTCTGTCTCCACTTCATCCATAAGGTTGTCTCGATACAGGTCTAGAACGTGAGGCATATCCATTACCCTGCCTATGTCCGCAGCCTTAACCTGCCGGTAGTCCTCCCGCCAAAAGAGGTTTTCTATCTTCCTTTCCACCCCACGGTTGACGTTTATACCATTGTGGTCTACAAAATGGATCCAAACCTTTTCCCGGTCATCGGCGTCCGTCTTAAAATGAACACCTCCTTTGGCTCCCAGGGAACGGACTGCAAAACGGTTGACCGGCATAATAATCCGGCCTAAATCATATATATTTACTCCGGCGGATTGAACTCCAGCCATGAAGGCGCTCTTTAACATTTGCGTAGCCTCAAAAGCGTCGGCGCTAATTGCTACCTGGTCTTCTCTTCCCAAAACACTACCGTAAGCCGCTCCCAAGCGCGAACAAAACTCTGGTGCAATGTCCCGATTTACATATCCTGAAATTCCCTGCAGTCCAAAAAGATTTTTGCTTATACGGGTACCCCATACAAGACTATTTCTCACCGTAACTCCCTGTTCCACCGTCTTGTGTGGCCACAATTTAGCTCCCGGCTTAATTACACTGTTTTCCTGAATATGACAGTCGTCACCGATAGCTGTAGCTTCGTAAATACTGGCATTAACACCAACAGTTACCCGGTTGCAAATTGTCGTACCCCGCAGTGCGGCTCCTTTACCTATGTAACTGTTATTCCAGATGATGCTTCGTTTGACGGAGCTATTTTCCTCTAGGATGACATTATCTCCGATAACCGTATAAGGTTCAATTACCACCCCTTCCCCTATTTTGCAGCAATTTCCGATTATGATAGGTCCTTTAACCTGCGCCCCGGGACTGATTTCAGTACCCGTCCCCACCCATATTCCCTCTTTAAGCTGTTGTTCCCGCAATGCAACCTGAATTCTACCCTCCAAAATATCATGGTGAGCCTGCTGGTATTGTTGCAGGTTACCGATATCACACCAGTATCCCGGCATAAGAAATCCATAGAGGGGCTTGCCTTTTTCCAACAAAAGGGGGAACAGATTCTTGCTGAAATCGTACTTGGTTTTCTCCGGAATAAAATTAAGAACCTCCGGTTCCAGCACATAGATACCCGTATTTACCTGATCGCTGAACACTTCACCCCATCCCGGCTTCTCTAAAAAACGCCGGATACTTCCGTCTGGAGCAGTGATAACTACTCCGTATTCCAAGGGATTGGCTACCGTGGTTAGAACTAAAGTAGCCAGAGCACCTTTTCCCCGGTGAAACTTGACGGCTTCTGTTAAATTAAAATCGGTTAGAGCATCTCCACTAACCACCAAGAAGGTATCATCTAAGAATTCTTGGGCATTTTTAACACTGCCCGCCGTTCCGAGAGGAGTCTCCTCTACAAAATAATGGAGATTGACCCCGAAATCAGCCCCGTCTCCAAAGTAGTCTCGAATCGCTTCCGGCAAATATTGAAGGGTAACGCCAATTTCAGTTATACCGTGCTCTTTGAGCAACTCTATTGCATATTCCATTACCGGCCGGTTGGCCACCGGAACCATCGGCTTGGGACGATCGCAGGTCAGAGGACGCAAGCGAGAGCCCTCTCCACCGGCCATAATAATAGCTTTCATCACCAATCTCTCCTTCCCTGATACTGGTGTATAGATGCTACCCGCTGGTCTACCAGAGTATAGCGGGCATACTGGTGACGGTCGGAATTTTGGTGCAGCCATCGAGGGTTGAACAAGCGCATGGCATGATTAATTAGCCGGTTTAACGGCCGCGATTCATGCGGCCACCAATTACGTTCGTAGGCCTGACGAACTTCCCGGTAAACTTTAGCCGTAGCTTCTGCGATCCGCTGCCAGTTATAAACGGTTTTCACCTGTTGAAGGGCACGGCTCTTCAGACGCGCCGCTAAATTTTCATCGTGCAGGAGACGTAACACCTGGTCCGCCAGAGAATCGGCATTACCCGGCAGCGCTTTTAAACCGTTAACTTCGTGTTCCACAATCTCAGATAAACCGCCGGTGTCAGATACCACAACCGGAGTACCGGCAGCCATGCCTTCCAGTGCCACAATACCGAAGGGTTCGTAAAGACTGGGAAAGACAGCAATGCTGGCCACATCATACAGCCGGTTACGGGTTTCATCGTCAATATAACCGGCGAAATATACTTTATGCTCTATGCCGAGAGCTCCAGCCGTATATTTCAGATGAGCCTCCATGGGTCCCGTGCCTGCAATTACAAATTTAGTTTGCGGAAAGGAACGCAAAACACGAGGCACGGCTTCTAAAAGAACCTGCACTCCTTTTTCCCTTACCAACCTGCCGACGAAAAATACAATCTTTTCTTCCGGCCTGGCGTACCTTTCCCGAAAACCGGGTACTGGAGTGACCATCTTGAATCTTTCGGGGTTAACTCCGTTGGGGATAACTTCAATTTTATCCAGCGGTAATTGGAAAAGGTGGTGTACTTCCTGTTTCATGTGCTGGCTACAGACAATTACTTTCCAGGCTTCGTAGGTAAGCCACCACTCCACGCTACTTATGAATCGCTGGACATCATTATGTAAACCATGGTTCCGCCCGGCTTCCGTGGCGTGGATAGTAGCTACCAGCGGCAACCGGTAAGCATGTTTCAGGGCACGGGCCACATAGGCTACCAGCCAGTCATGGGCGTGAATCAGGTCGAATTCCTTGGCCTGAAGAAGATTAATTGCGTATTCCAACAGGGTGATGTTAAATTGGAGGCTCCAGGTTATAAAGTCGGGAGTGGACAGTTGATATGGTACTGCGCGGTGGATATAAACTCCGTTGATTTCCTCGGAAGTAGGAAGGTGCGGTTCTCCACAGGTTAACACGTGTACTTCCCACTGATCTTGAGGTATGGCAGCCGCCAGATCTTCCACATGCCGGGCTAATCCACCCACACTTTTAGGCGGATACTCCCAGGTTAACATCAATACCCGCAAATCCTTCAGCCTCCCGTCTCTTTTGCTTGAACTATTCCGTCAAACGCTAAACTCAAGCGGACAAAAATATTTTTCCTATTTCCCCCTTCTTTTATGCTTTAACGATTTCTAACCGGAATAAAAGTGGCTGTTTAAGATCATGCTAATGGAAGAAACTCACCCTTGGCTCAAAATTAACGGAGGTATGAACATGCCAGAATTGCGTAAGGACCCGGTAACTGGTACCTGGGTCGTAATTGCGACTGAAAGAGCAAAACGACCTTCCGACTTTGTCAAATCTGGTGAGAAAGAAACAGATACAAAAAAAGGGGGCTTTTGTCCCTTTTGCCCGGGAAATGAAAAAAGCACCCCTCCGGAGGTTTTCGCCTTCCGGGAAGAAGGTACCAATCCCGATGAGGAAGGTTGGTCGGTACGGGTGGTTCCCAACAAGTTCGCCGCCCTTGAACCGGGGGTAGCACCGGAACGTCATGAAGACTCATTACACGAAACTATGAACGGCGTCGGAGCCCACGAAGTAATCATTGAAACCCCTGAGCATGAGGCTGCCTTTCCGGAACTTTCCCTGGAACAAATGGTCCGGGTAGTTGAGGCATGGAAAGAACGCTATCAGGCACTCTCAACTGACAAAAAGATCCGTTATACGCAAATTTTCCGCAACCACGGCCCGGAGGCCGGAGCCTCTTTAGAACATCCGCACAGCCAGCTTATTGCTACTCCAGTGGTTCCCAAAACCATACTTGAAGAATTGGAAGGAGTGCATAAATACGATACCAATTTCGGTAAATGCATCTACTGCGAACTTTTAAACCGGGAACTCCTAGAGGAAACAAGGATTGTTTACGCCTCCGCCCATTTTGTTGCTTTCTGCCCCTACGCTTCCCGGTTCCCTTTTGAAATTTGGATAATTCCCCGTCAGCATCAAGAGGAATTTGGTGAAATTTCTTCGGCCCAGATAGAAGGCCTGGCCGGGATTCTGAAAGAGATCACCGGCCGTCTTCGGAACACGCTCCAGGATCCCCCATATAATCTGGTCCTTCACACCGCTCCTTACGGGAGTGACAAGATGTATCACTGGCATATAGAAATTCTACCTCGTTTAACTAAAGTGGCCGGTTTCGAATGGGGGACCGGATTCTATATAAACCCTACCACGCCCGAGTCTAGCGCGGAAAACCTGCGATAAGGAGGTTTAATCCATGGGTAAAAAACACCTTAACATCCTTTTTGTCGCTTCCGAAGTAGCTCCTTTTGCCAAAACCGGAGGGCTGGCCGATGTCGCTGGTTCGTTGCCGAAAGCCCTGGCGGCCCATGGCCATGATGTACGGGTTGTACTTCCCCGCTATAAACAAATAAATGACGTTCCGTACCTCACTGACTTTCCCGTAGAAATGGACGGCCATTTGGAAACTGCGATTGTTCGCCAAGCTTCTATGGAAACCCGGGTGCAACAGCAGAAAAAGTCTATACCGGTTTATCTAATAGATAATTACCAGTACTTTTACCGCGACGGCCTCTACGGGCATCCGGATGATGCCGCCCGCTTCAACTTCTTCTGTAAAGCCGTACTTTCTATGCTACCCCGCATTGATTTTAAGCCCGATGTCATTCACTGCAATGACTGGCAGACAGGACCGATCCCCCTTTTTTTGAAAATTAAGTTTAAAGAGGATCCTTTTTACCAAAAAATAGCCACCCTGTTCACCATTCACAACCTGCAGTATCAGGGACGTTTTGATCGCGAAGCCCTGAAGATAATGGCTCTGGGAGACGAATTTTTTACTCCCGAGCAGTTGGAATTTTACGGCCAGGTTAATTATATGAAAGCGGGAATTCTGTACGCCGACGTTTTAAACACGGTCAGCCCCAAATACGCTCTGGAAATTCAAACCCCGGAAATGGGAGAAGGACTGGATGGCCTTTTGCGCAAGAGAGGGCAGGACCTCTACGGTATTATAAACGGTATTGATTACGACGTTTTTGACCCGAAAACCGACCCGCGGATCGCCGTAAACTACGATGCGGATACTTTACATTTGAAGAAAAAGAACAAAGAGGCCCTGCAGAGAGAGCTAAACCTGCCGGTAGAAGATATACCAGTGATATCCGTTATTTCCCGTCTGGTTAATCAAAAAGGTTTGGATCTAATTGCTCCCATAATAGACGAGCTGATGCACAAGAACCTCCAGTTGGTAATCTTGGGCAGCGGGGAGGATTACTACCAACAGCTTTTCTCTTCCTTGCAGGTTAAGTACCGCCATAAAATGGCCGTCAAAATCGGCTTTGATCCCGATCTTGCACAGAGAATCTATGCCGGTTCGGATATGTTTCTTATGCCTTCTCGTTTTGAACCGTGCGGGCTGGGACAGCTCATCAGCCTGCGCTACGGAACCATCCCCATAGTACGTTCTACCGGCGGGCTGGAGGATACCATTACCGACATTCATAAAGATCCCGTTAATGGAAACGGCTTCTCTTTTGCACCTTACACCCCTGAAGCTTTAAAGGACACTATTTTCCGCGCCCTGGAGGCCTACTACCACCAGCCGGGGGTATGGAAGGAACTGATGGCCAACGCCATGCGAGCCAATTACTCCTGGTCCCAGTCGGCGTTGAAGTACCTCGACCTCTACACCCGGGCCATGAGCAAAGCCAAGGCAACCCTGTTCAAGGCCGTCTAACCCGCCACTCAGCAGTTGTACTATCCCCGGTGAGGCTGGGTGATGTAGGCGTAAGGCGACATTAGTTCGAGGCGCCTACAAAAAAATCTGCCCCGTTCCGATTAGGGCAGATTGCCTTCGTGAATTTCAAAACTCCAGTTCCGGCCGTTATTGTTATCCCAGTTGTAGGCACTATCTCTGAAACAGAAGTTCAGGCGGTCTCCGCTTTTTACCTTGAATTTCTTCACCCAACCCCTTTCGGTTCGTTCCATGCGATAGTCATTTATGTCATACCAGCGATCGGCCGGCCCAAAACCGCAGTGAAGCCAGACCTGGTCGGCCCCGGATTGGGCAAGTAGCCCGTAATAGAGAACGGTGATCTCTTCCCCCGCCGTAATCGGTAGCGGGTCTACCGCCACTCCATCGGGATAGTTAGCTTCCCGCATACTCCATAGCTTGTTTTCCAAGTCTCCGTACCGAGTGTATTTCCTGTCCGTCACCGGTAAAACCTCCTGGTCTTGATTTTAATTCTAACTATATTATGAGGAAAAAGCATTATTGTATGTTAGGAAACTAATAGAAAAATTTATGTATCAAATAATAGAAGCCGTTGACCTGCAACTTCGTCAACGGCCTCTCTTGCTGTAACATAGTAAACCAGTGAATAATCCGACTTACTCTTTTAATCTCGGGTCCAGAGCATCCCTTAATCCATCCCCTAAAAGGTTGAAGCCTAAGACGGTAAGCATGATAGCCAGACCGGGGAAAACTGTTGCCCAAGGCGCGTTCCGAATGAACTGACGGGCATTGGCAAGCATGAAACCCCATTCGGGCTGAGGAGGTCTGGCTCCCAGCCCGAGGAAACTAAGACCTGCCGCTTCCAGGATAGCGGTACCTATGCCCATGGTTGTCTGCACAATGATAGGTGCTATACAGTTAGGCAACACGTGCTTGAAAATTATGCGAAAATCGTTGGCACCGATGGCTTTGGCTGCCTCCACATATTCCGTGGCCTTTACGGAAAGCACCGATGAACGTACTATCCTGGCGTAGGTGGGGATGTATACAATACCGATAGCCACCATGGCGTTTTGGAGACTAGGCCCCAATACGGCGGTAATAGCAATGGCCAGGAGTATGCTGGGAAAGGCCATCATAATATCAATTAGACGCATAACTACAAGGTCAATCCATCCGCCGTAATACCCGGCAACAGCTCCCACCAAAGTACCAATGCTCATAGCAATACCAACGGAAATTATCCCAACTTGGATGGAAATGCGAGCCCCGAAAATAATACGGCTTAAAATATCCCGACCCAATGAGTCCGTTCCCAACCAGTGTTCCGCACTAGGTGGCTTTAAACGATCCACCAGCTTGCCATCTTCGGTGGGGTGGTAAGGTGCCAGGTAGGGAGCGAACATAGCAACAAAAATCAAAGCAAATACGATAAAGGCCCCTACCATGGCCGACTTGCGGGCCACTATGCGTCGTAACGTTTCCAACCAGAGACTGCTTTTAGTTGCCTTATCCTTCACCTCTGTTTGAGTTTCCAATTGTAAGTTCATGTTTTGCATGTGGCGCCTCCTAGTCAAACTTAATTCGCGGATCTAAAAAGGTATAAAGAATGTCGGTCGCCAAATTGACCAAAACAAAAACCACTGCTATTACGAGAATTCCTCCCTGAACCGCAGGAAAATCCCTGGCCATGATGGCGTTGTACATGTACCTGCCGACGCCCGGCCAGGAAAAAATGGTCTCCGTCATAACTGCACCGCCCAGTAAAATCCCAAATTGCAGTCCCATCACCGTGATTACCGGTAGAAGCGCATTCTTTAAAGCATGCTTGAATATCACGAGGTTCTCCTTTAAACCTTTAGCCCTAGCTGTTCTGATGTAATCCTGTCTCATTACTTCCAGCATGCTTGACCGGGTCATACGGGCAATAATGGCCATGGGAATGGTCCCCAGAGCAATAGCCGGTAAAACCAGGTGCCAGAGGCCGTCTTTTAATGCCTGCATATCGCCGGCCAGCAGGCTATCAATAACCACAAAATTGGTAACTACAGGAATGTCCACCGTATGACTTAATCTGGCGGAGGGCGGAAACCATCCCAGTAGATTGGAAAAAATCCAAATCAACATCAGTGCCAGCCAAAATATGGGCATGGAAACCCCTACCAGAGCTCCGGTCATGCTGAGGTTATCAAACCAGGAATACTGTTTTACGGCGGAAATCACTCCCGCAGCCACCCCGATCACAATGGCTATCAACATGGCCGCAATGGTCAGTTCAATGGTCGCCGGAAATCTTTCGGCAAGTTCGGCGGCAACGGGTTCGTGGCTGATCACAGATCGCCCCAGATCTCCCCTCAGCACATTCCGGGCAAATCTAAAATACTGTATGTATAACGGGTCGTTAAGTCCCAATTCCTCTCTCAATTTTTCCAGTGCTTCCGGCGTAGCTCTTTCACCCAGGATAACCTGCGCCGGGTCGCCGGGGATCAGATGGATAAGTAAAAAAGCGATAATAGATACTCCGACCAGTACCGGTATTAACATTAATAAACGTTTTGCGATGTACGTCAGCATGGCGTGCCCTCCATCAAGGAGCTAAATCATTTCAGAATGCGGGGAAGCCAAACGGCTTCCCCGAAAGTCGTTTAGTATCTGCCTATCAAACATAGTTCTTACTGTATATCAATATCAATAAAACTTTCAGAACCAGTAGCATGAGGTACCCAACCGGTAACATTCTTTCTAGCAGCCAGTACGGGAGTGGAATGTACCAGAGGTACCCAGGGGGCGTCTTCATGGATGTAAACCTGTGCTTCTTCATAAAGTTCGGCGCGCTTGGACTGGTCCATTTCCATTTGGGCTTCTACCAGGAGGTCATGAACCTTATCGTTCTTATAGAAGGCCACGTTGCTGGCAGCACCTTTAACCGCATTGTTCTTATCAAGCAATACATAAAGGAAGTTATCCGGGTCGCCGTTATCCCCCGTCCAGCCAAGTAAATAAAGGTCGTGTTCTCCTTTTTCTCCTTTTTCCAGATAAGTTGCCCAGTCATAGGTAACGATTTCCGCTTTGATACCTACAGCAGCCAAATCCTGCTGGATAGCCTGGGCAATTTCCATAGGTTGGGGCATATAGGGACGGGCTACCGGCATGGCCCACAGGGTGGTCTCGAACCCATCGGGATAACCTGCCTCAGCCAACAAAGCTTTAGCTTTGGCCGGGTCATATTCGTAATCTTCTATGTCATCATTGTATCCCCATAAACTGGGAGGCATCGGGTTTTTGGCTGGCTTTGCAAACCCGGCGTAGAAAGCCTCGATAAGAGCCTCTTTGTTGATGGCATGGTTGATGGCTCTTCTTACTAATACGTTATCGAAAGGTGTTTTTTCCGTATTCATGGCCAAATAACCGACATTCATACTCGGCCTCAGTAGCAGCTGCAAGTCGGGATTTTCTTTAATTCTGGCTGCATCATCCGGGTTGACGCCAATCATGGCATCAATGGTTCCAGCTTCCAGTTCCATTAATCTCGCGGTGTTATCAGGAATGGTGCGGAATATTACTTTGTCTAACTTGGGTTCGGGGCCCCAGTATTCTTCGTTCTTCACCAGAACAATTCTATCATCCTTCTTCCATTCCACAAACTTAAAGGGGCCAGTACCCACCGGATGTTTAAAGTAATCCTCACCATATTTCTTGATGGCTTCCGGGCTGGCAATGGCAAAAGCGGGCATAGCCAGATTTTGAATGAAGGGAGCAAGAGGTTTCTCCAAGGCAATCTTTACGGTATATTCGTCAACAACTTCCACTGAGGAAATTATCCCGGGAAATCCTCCGAACATATACATGTAATATTCAAAGTCGCCGTGGTGATACGGGTTATTTTCATCCATCCACCGGTCAAAATTAAATTTTACCGCTTCAGCGTTAAAAGGCGTACCGTCGTGGAACTTCACGCCCTTACGCAGTTTAAATGTCCATTCCAGACCGTCCTTAGATACTTCCCATTCTTCGGCCAGGCCAGGAACTACCTTAGTAGATTCTTTGTCATATTTCACCAAAGTATCGTATATCTGTTGGGTTACATAGATAGATTCTCCATCGGTAACATTAGCAGGGTCAAGCCCCACCGAGTCCCCACCTCGGCCAAAGACGAAAACCTTTTCTGCCGAAGCTTCAGATTGCTTGTCCCCCGACTCGTTATTAACGGCAGACTTTTCGCTTGTGCCGCAGCCTGCCAAAACAAGGCTCAAGACTAACATTACAACTACTATCCAAGCGATCTTTTTCATAACAAGAGTTGACCTCCTTATTCTCAATTTAAGTTATATGCAAGTTGTGTTCTGTTCGAAAAACCAGCTATCACCTCCCCGTAGAAAAGAACAATTTAAAACAGGTGACAGGCTACCTGGTGTCCATCCCCCACTTCCTTAAAAGTCGGCACCTCACGCCGGCAAATCTCCATTGCATATTTGCACCTAGTATGAAAATTGCATCCTGAAGGCGGATTAATGGGACTGGGTACATCCCCTTCCAGAATAATCCGCTCTTTTTTTACCGTCGGATCAGGTATTGGTATGGCGGAAAGCAACGCCTTGGTATAAGGGTGGTGGGCATTGCGATACAGTTCCTTATCCGAAGCTACTTCCACAATGCGGCCGAGGTACATTACCGCCACCCGCCTGGAAATATGCTTAACCACACTTAAATCATGGGCAATAAAAACATAGGTCAAACCGAATTCCTGCTGTAAATCTTCCAGCAGATTAATCACTTGAGCTTGGATAGAGACATCCAGCGCGGAAACCGGCTCATCACAAATTATCAGCTTGGGATTTACAGCTAGCGCCCTGGCAATGCCAATGCGCTGTCGCTGTCCGCCCGAAAATTCGTGGGGATAACGGTCTGCATGATACTTCATTAACCCTACGGTATCCAATAATTTCAATACTCGCTTTCTGGCTTCGGAGCCTTTAGCAATTCCGTGAAGGAGCATGGGCTCCGCAATAATCTCACCCACGGTCATGCGAGGATTAAGAGACGCATACGGATCCTGAAAAATTATCTGCATCTCTTTGCGCATACGCCGCATCTCCGCCGGTTTTAAATTTCTTATGTTTTTCCCTTGAAAGTAAATATCTCCGGAGGTAGGTTCAATGAGCCGCAGAATACAGCGCCCGGTGGTGGATTTTCCGCAACCGGATTCTCCTACCAGCCCTAAGGTCTCGCCTTTATGTACCGTAAATGAAACTCCGTCAACAGCTTTAACTACCCCCACCTGCCGGGAAAATATACCTTTGGTAATGGGGAAATATTTTTTCAGTTTCCTTACTTCCAGTAATACCTCGCTCATGCAATTCCTCCAATTTTAATATAGGTGGCAGGCTACTCTGTGCCCGGGAGCCAGTTCCTTGGCAACCGGGCGCATTCTGTGGCAAATAGCTTTACTGTAATCACACCTATTCACAAAGGGACAGCACTCTTTCATATTTTTTAAATCAGGGGGCATGCCTCTGATGGGTTTCAGTCTCTGTTTTTCATCATCATATAATTGGGGAATGGACTGTAATAACCCCCATGTATACGGGTGTTTGGGATTGCCAAAAAGTGTTTTTACGTCGGTAAACTCCACCGGAGTCCCCGCATACATTACCAGTACTTGTTCACACAACTCCGCTACCACACCCAGATCGTGAGTAATCATAATAATAGCTGTCCCGTAGTTTTTCTTCAGATTGCGCATCAAATCTAAAATTTGCGCCTGAATGGTAACATCAAGTGCCGTAGTTGGTTCATCAGCAATCAAAAGTTTGGGATTACATGCTATGGCCATGGCTATCATCGCCCGCTGTCTCATACCCCCACTAAATTGGTGGGGATAATGTTTTACCCTGGAACGGGCTTCGGGAATACCAACCTTTTCCAGTAGCTCCACTGCCTCCGCCCAGGCTTCTTTCTTTTTCATCTTCCTGTGGTAAACCAGAGCTTCTACTATTTGTTCTCCCACCGTAAGCACAGGGTTGAGAGAGGTCATGGGATCCTGAAATATCATAGATATTTCATTTCCCCGAATTTTGCGCATTTCTTCCTCGGATAAACGGAGAATGTCTCTACCATTAAAATAGATTCGCCCGTCCACTATTTTACCGGGGGGCGTAGGAACCAAACGCATAATAGACAGGGCGGTGATGGATTTTCCTGAACCGGATTCTCCTACGATACCCATTGTTTGACCCGGTTTCAGGGAAAAATTCACCCCATCCACTGCTTTAACAATTCCTTCTTTGGTGAAAAAATGGGTTTTCAAATTGACTACTTCTAACAGTTCAGCCATGTTGCCACTCCTGTAACGATGTATATATAGACATAAGCAATTCGCTACCGGTTGCAATTCTCCTATTTTCTCTCTTTTTTCTGAAAAAAAATAACGGCAAAATGCCGTATTTTAAAGTATTAAGGTTGGATTTCATGGATTAGCGATTTATCTTTAACCGGTATCTGTTCTTGGGCCTGCCCACCTTACCATAATCACATTCGGTCTCCACTTTGCCTTCCTGCACCATATACATCATGTATCGGTGGACAGTTTGGTAAGCCAAGCCGACTTCCTTAGTGATTTCCTCTAGAGTGGCAGGCTCTTTCCGGTTGGCAAGATAATTAATAATTAAATTCATGGTAGCGGTTCTGATACCTTTGGTCACATAGGTATCTTCCTGCATTTTAGCCCTGCTTCTCTGCAGGTCGCCTACTTGCAGATTTACCTTTAAACGAGCAATGAGATCGGGAGCTTTAATAGGCTTCAAAGCAAAATCCGTAGCGCCGGCATCCAAAAATTGGTCCGCTATCTCCTGCCTTTCGTCTACGGTCAGCACTACTATAGGTACATATTGATCCATACTTCTTACCCTCTGCACTGTCTCCAAACCATCCAACACTGGCATGTGGTAGTCCACTACTACTACATCCGGGTTTTCACTGCTAAATTTTTCAACACCTTCCATGCCGTTGGCAGCAGTTATTGTTTTCCAGCCGACGTACTTAAATATTTCTTGGAGGGTAAATCTAACGCCAGCATCATCGTCAATCACCAATATTTTGGTCATTTGCGACCTCCTCCGGCAACCATATTCTCACGGTTGTTCCTTTACCCACAGTACTTTCCACTTCTACAGTTCCTTGGTGGCTCTCAACCACTCTTTTGACAAAAGCCAGGCCAAGTCCCGAACCTTCGGGACGGGTGCTGTACCCCACGGTCCAGATATCCGCCAATTTCTCGGCGGGAATACCCACCCCGTTATCTTCAACCTCAAAAGTTACACCTTGTCGCTCAGATCTAACCCTTATCCAAATTTTGCCCTCTGTAGGCGACGTAGCACGAAAAGCATTTTGGATTAAATTGTCTATAGCACGGGCTACACGAATTTTATTTATCCGTAAAACAGGTAGATTGTCATCTAATTCGAAATATACTTTTCTTCCCTCCACTTTAACCATGACATGAGCCCGGACATAATTAATCAGGTCTTCAATCTCCGCAGGCTTCCGAACTTTTTCATATAAAATCTCGGAAATCATTTCGTTTACTTTATCTACAGCATTTCCTATATGCCGACAGTAGTCTCTCACTTTTTCTTCACTAGTGGCCATCTCAACCAAAGAGGATAGGCCCTGCACCGTCATGAGAGGAGTCTTGAGGTCATGTACCAAACTGTGCATCTCGCGGAGTATTCGGGTTTCCTCTGCCTGCAAGCGCATGCGTTCCAATTCCACTTCCTGCT
This is a stretch of genomic DNA from Calderihabitans maritimus. It encodes these proteins:
- a CDS encoding mannose-1-phosphate guanyltransferase, whose amino-acid sequence is MKAIIMAGGEGSRLRPLTCDRPKPMVPVANRPVMEYAIELLKEHGITEIGVTLQYLPEAIRDYFGDGADFGVNLHYFVEETPLGTAGSVKNAQEFLDDTFLVVSGDALTDFNLTEAVKFHRGKGALATLVLTTVANPLEYGVVITAPDGSIRRFLEKPGWGEVFSDQVNTGIYVLEPEVLNFIPEKTKYDFSKNLFPLLLEKGKPLYGFLMPGYWCDIGNLQQYQQAHHDILEGRIQVALREQQLKEGIWVGTGTEISPGAQVKGPIIIGNCCKIGEGVVIEPYTVIGDNVILEENSSVKRSIIWNNSYIGKGAALRGTTICNRVTVGVNASIYEATAIGDDCHIQENSVIKPGAKLWPHKTVEQGVTVRNSLVWGTRISKNLFGLQGISGYVNRDIAPEFCSRLGAAYGSVLGREDQVAISADAFEATQMLKSAFMAGVQSAGVNIYDLGRIIMPVNRFAVRSLGAKGGVHFKTDADDREKVWIHFVDHNGINVNRGVERKIENLFWREDYRQVKAADIGRVMDMPHVLDLYRDNLMDEVETEIIREAGLNLVVTHSPHLEPVLLPVLEQLGCKISRFKLGGEEEYSFQKAKEKIPALAEEVVRQQADLGVVMDGNAERLILVDERGNIIDDHLFTALVSLVVLRANNGGTVVVPVTAPGVIEQMAKQYNGQVVRTKTAPQAFMEFTLKEEIASRQGKFAQFMLQFDAVHALVKILDFVCGHQVSLGELVASIPKFYLSEKTTECPWEAKGKVMRMLIDEQRDKQVELLDGVKIYHDNGWALVLPHAEEPRYQVYSEAFSQEAAEALTDFYVNRIRSVLGEKSHT
- a CDS encoding glycosyltransferase family 4 protein, with product MRVLMLTWEYPPKSVGGLARHVEDLAAAIPQDQWEVHVLTCGEPHLPTSEEINGVYIHRAVPYQLSTPDFITWSLQFNITLLEYAINLLQAKEFDLIHAHDWLVAYVARALKHAYRLPLVATIHATEAGRNHGLHNDVQRFISSVEWWLTYEAWKVIVCSQHMKQEVHHLFQLPLDKIEVIPNGVNPERFKMVTPVPGFRERYARPEEKIVFFVGRLVREKGVQVLLEAVPRVLRSFPQTKFVIAGTGPMEAHLKYTAGALGIEHKVYFAGYIDDETRNRLYDVASIAVFPSLYEPFGIVALEGMAAGTPVVVSDTGGLSEIVEHEVNGLKALPGNADSLADQVLRLLHDENLAARLKSRALQQVKTVYNWQRIAEATAKVYREVRQAYERNWWPHESRPLNRLINHAMRLFNPRWLHQNSDRHQYARYTLVDQRVASIHQYQGRRDW
- the galT gene encoding galactose-1-phosphate uridylyltransferase — protein: MPELRKDPVTGTWVVIATERAKRPSDFVKSGEKETDTKKGGFCPFCPGNEKSTPPEVFAFREEGTNPDEEGWSVRVVPNKFAALEPGVAPERHEDSLHETMNGVGAHEVIIETPEHEAAFPELSLEQMVRVVEAWKERYQALSTDKKIRYTQIFRNHGPEAGASLEHPHSQLIATPVVPKTILEELEGVHKYDTNFGKCIYCELLNRELLEETRIVYASAHFVAFCPYASRFPFEIWIIPRQHQEEFGEISSAQIEGLAGILKEITGRLRNTLQDPPYNLVLHTAPYGSDKMYHWHIEILPRLTKVAGFEWGTGFYINPTTPESSAENLR
- the glgA gene encoding glycogen synthase GlgA; translation: MGKKHLNILFVASEVAPFAKTGGLADVAGSLPKALAAHGHDVRVVLPRYKQINDVPYLTDFPVEMDGHLETAIVRQASMETRVQQQKKSIPVYLIDNYQYFYRDGLYGHPDDAARFNFFCKAVLSMLPRIDFKPDVIHCNDWQTGPIPLFLKIKFKEDPFYQKIATLFTIHNLQYQGRFDREALKIMALGDEFFTPEQLEFYGQVNYMKAGILYADVLNTVSPKYALEIQTPEMGEGLDGLLRKRGQDLYGIINGIDYDVFDPKTDPRIAVNYDADTLHLKKKNKEALQRELNLPVEDIPVISVISRLVNQKGLDLIAPIIDELMHKNLQLVILGSGEDYYQQLFSSLQVKYRHKMAVKIGFDPDLAQRIYAGSDMFLMPSRFEPCGLGQLISLRYGTIPIVRSTGGLEDTITDIHKDPVNGNGFSFAPYTPEALKDTIFRALEAYYHQPGVWKELMANAMRANYSWSQSALKYLDLYTRAMSKAKATLFKAV